The proteins below are encoded in one region of Tautonia marina:
- a CDS encoding lipase family protein → MSTSPMRLDPSRSGDDHNALYLARACELAYLPEARAEPLFRDELGLEATLISVDNTQAYVGSGASELVVTFRGSEAPTSLDGFKDWLLTNANNFLVLPEGRIGTDFAAAGVGARFHRGFMEALAEIWDPLLAAVEAEFKRSARPLWVTGHSLGGSLALLAAWRFQQNFLDVHQVVTFGAPMVGNKEAADAFRREFPGKIYRYIDDPDPVPLLPAISLIANLYNHCLDEVRLGGQASGATLSAMQQLGGKVAQAGLDATAIDEVWGFLLNRIAAHDITNYQKLIGERFGS, encoded by the coding sequence ATGAGCACCTCCCCGATGAGGCTCGACCCCAGCAGGTCGGGCGACGACCACAACGCCCTCTATCTGGCCCGTGCCTGCGAACTCGCCTACCTGCCCGAGGCCAGGGCCGAACCCCTGTTCCGCGACGAGCTGGGCCTTGAGGCCACGCTGATCAGCGTCGACAACACGCAGGCCTACGTCGGCTCGGGTGCGTCGGAGCTGGTCGTCACCTTCCGAGGGTCCGAGGCCCCCACCAGCCTCGACGGCTTCAAGGATTGGCTGCTGACCAACGCGAACAACTTCCTGGTCCTCCCAGAAGGCCGCATCGGCACCGACTTCGCCGCCGCGGGCGTCGGGGCGCGGTTCCATCGCGGCTTCATGGAGGCCCTGGCCGAGATCTGGGACCCGCTGCTGGCAGCGGTCGAGGCCGAGTTCAAGCGATCGGCCCGGCCCCTGTGGGTCACCGGCCACAGCCTCGGCGGCTCGCTGGCCCTGCTCGCCGCCTGGCGGTTCCAGCAAAACTTCCTCGACGTCCACCAGGTTGTTACCTTCGGGGCGCCGATGGTCGGCAACAAGGAGGCGGCCGACGCCTTCCGCCGCGAGTTTCCGGGCAAGATCTACCGCTACATCGACGACCCCGACCCCGTGCCCTTGCTCCCGGCGATCAGCCTGATCGCCAACCTCTACAACCACTGCCTCGACGAGGTCCGCCTGGGCGGCCAGGCTTCGGGCGCGACCCTCTCGGCCATGCAGCAGCTCGGGGGCAAGGTCGCCCAGGCCGGCCTCGACGCGACCGCGATCGACGAGGTCTGGGGTTTCCTGCTCAATCGGATCGCCGCGCACGACATCACCAACTATCAAAAGCTCATTGGCGAACGGTTCGGCTCCTGA